A genomic segment from Clostridium pasteurianum BC1 encodes:
- a CDS encoding transposase, with amino-acid sequence MKKQHDKQFKEDAVKYYMDHKELGVRGCAQNLDIGGSTLSKWIRDSKSENGIQVRGSGNYASDEQKEIARLKRELRDTKDALDVLKKAISILGK; translated from the coding sequence ATGAAAAAACAACATGACAAGCAGTTCAAAGAAGATGCTGTAAAATATTACATGGATCATAAAGAACTTGGAGTAAGAGGTTGTGCTCAAAACCTTGATATAGGTGGTAGCACTTTGTCAAAGTGGATTAGAGATTCTAAAAGCGAAAATGGTATTCAAGTTCGAGGTTCAGGTAATTATGCCAGTGATGAACAAAAGGAAATTGCACGATTAAAGCGTGAACTTCGTGATACAAAGGATGCTCTTGATGTATTAAAAAAAGCCATAAGCATTCTGGGAAAGTGA
- a CDS encoding aspartate/glutamate racemase family protein, which produces MSEKLIGILAGMGPRSTAPFIDLVIDQCQSQYGAKYDEEFPKMMIYSLPTPFYIGRPIDHQLMKKTIIEGLQKLESIGVSFIAMPCNSAHIYFKELRESINVNLLNIVEETIKKLPIVSQKVTLFSTSSTFESTIYQKGIIDGGHEFIFKDEWQTKLNNLIQNIKIDKENQENIDIWNELINDVKNESIENIVIACTDLNVVLEKTHPSINIIDSSKCLAESVVNKYLELVK; this is translated from the coding sequence ATGAGTGAAAAGTTAATTGGAATTTTAGCTGGAATGGGTCCAAGGTCAACAGCACCATTTATTGATTTAGTTATTGATCAATGTCAATCTCAATATGGAGCAAAATATGATGAGGAGTTTCCAAAAATGATGATATATTCCTTGCCTACTCCATTTTATATTGGCCGTCCAATAGATCATCAACTTATGAAAAAAACTATAATTGAAGGATTACAAAAGCTTGAGTCAATTGGTGTAAGTTTTATTGCAATGCCATGTAATTCAGCACATATATATTTTAAAGAATTGAGAGAATCAATTAATGTCAATTTATTAAATATTGTAGAAGAGACCATTAAAAAATTACCTATAGTTTCACAAAAGGTAACTCTATTTTCAACAAGTTCAACATTTGAATCTACAATTTATCAAAAAGGTATAATAGATGGTGGTCATGAATTTATTTTTAAAGATGAATGGCAAACAAAATTAAATAATCTTATTCAAAATATAAAAATAGATAAAGAGAATCAAGAGAATATTGATATTTGGAATGAACTTATCAATGATGTAAAAAATGAATCTATTGAAAATATAGTGATAGCTTGTACTGATTTAAATGTAGTCTTAGAAAAGACACATCCTTCAATCAATATTATTGATTCATCAAAATGTTTAGCTGAATCAGTTGTTAATAAATATTTAGAATTAGTCAAATAA